One Oncorhynchus mykiss isolate Arlee chromosome 9, USDA_OmykA_1.1, whole genome shotgun sequence genomic window, agtaagcatttcacagtgttgtattcggcgcatgtgacaaatacaatttgatttgatttgctatgTCATCATTTTTATGGATCCCTCGTGTTTTAAGGGTAGGTCATGGTTTTAACTTGTTTTAAGGTATACATTTTCAGAATGCTTCGTAAAAAATGAACATGAATGATGTACAACCTTTTAATATATCAGTAGTATTATCATATTAAATATAGTAACGTGGTAATCAACCACACCATTTGCATGTTTATCCAATTGGCTACAATCTATGTGTGAACAATGTTTTTATCATGACTGAGTAAAACCTCATACCTCAAATCAATCTCATCTATGAACACATTTTCATCTCTGACTCAATTAGCATTTTCCAAAATTAAGCACGTTTTGGTATCTTAACTGAAAAATTATGTTTGATGCCAGAAAACTAAATCTCAATCAATAGATCCACATAGTGTACAGTAGACGGCACATGTTCAGTGTAATGTATAATGTTCTTATGCTGCCCTTTTTTTTTTGTGAACGGGTCAGATAGGTCATCATTTCAGTTCTGTTACAGCAATGGtaataagtaaaaaatactttaaggtactacttaagtcattttttgggaGGTATCTGTAGtttgctatttatatttttgacagctTTTACCTTCActacactacattcctaaagaaaataacgtaccttttattccatacatttttcctgacacccaaaagtacttttcAGAATTTTCAGGCAGGACAgcaatatggtccaattcacgcgtCTATCAATATAACGCATTgtcatccctaatgcctctgatcttACAGACTCACTGCAAATActgcatttgtaaattatgtctgagtgttggagtgcatCCCCTGGCTGTCcgtcaataaaaaaaacaagacaattgtgccatctggtctGCTTAATGCAAGTATGATAATTGAGTACTTTTTTCATCATTgtgttacagtagatatatgCGTGTGTTACATTAATTAAAGTTGTCTGCCTGTATCCCACCTGCTGAAATTGAAGtagattaaatacatttaaattgaaTCAGATTTAATTACATTTGAATTAATACAGTACTACTGCTTTTGTCTAACGATTCACTAGCATTCCAAAAAGAGGGCAATATGAATGTTTGATTGTATTGTTTTGGGTGCAATGAATGCTATCCCAATTTCCTCAGAAAACATCCATACATggttgatattttttttatatagtaAAGAGAAGTAACACATGTTAACACTATCTAATACTGTCAGATTCATTGTAAATCCCatttaaagggacagttcatccaaattacaaaattatatTGTTTTCCTTACCCTGTCAGCAGTtaatggacaaggtatgacagcaatcatgctttgttaatttctttacctggtcactgtttcaaatgctaagtttttttgcatttttggctcaaatccaatgcaagtcatTGGTACCTATATTATAATTGTTGCTCTTTATTAACACATCATCTATAAGAAACTTCAATGAGTTGTGATACATGTTTACATGATTCGGACATGAAGAGTAAAAATGCTAATATAGGTACCATTAACTTGCATTTCATTTGTGCTCCAAATGCTAAAAAGATATATTTTGAAacagtggccaggtaaacaaaaccaatGCATGGAGTGtggtcataccttgtccatagactgcttacacaGGGTAAGAAAACAGTGCCATTTTGTAATTtggatgaactatccctttaataacTTAGTGGTTAACTAGATTATAGTGAGGATAAATTCCTCAATGTTGTGTTACAGGCCTTGACGATGTGTCATTACATTTGGCTATTTTGTGGTTTGAAATCGAATTCTTCACGAGTCAGCTCACACTTTGACACTGCAAAGAGCCGTTCACGTCTGATTGCATCTTGTTTTCCTGGTGGcaaaaaattctaatagttcctTCATTTCAGTTTATGTGGCAAAACAAGAAAGAACCGTgtggagaatcattgtaccatataaaccaatgaaatatattttccataaacaaatatgttgtattttcagctggtgtacaaaactgaatgtaaaagacacaaaaacaaaacttagATCTATCGCtttttagacttgctttcaatgagaatgacagatctgtaGCATGTACGCTGGGAGTCAGAAAGCAAGTGCAGGTGATGAGTTTAATAATAAACAGACCGTTTGCCACAATAACAGCCACGAGCCACGTATAGACATGACACACATAGTCAAATACTGCCTGGGGACTGGAactaagggagtgacagatataggggaggtaatcagtgaagtgatggagtccaggtgtgcctaatgATGAAGCGCAGGTGCGCGTGATGATGaatgccaggtgtgcataatgatgaatgccaggtgcgcgtaatgatgaatgccaggtgtgcgtaatgatgaatgccaggtgcgcgtaatgatgaatgccaggtgtgcgtaatgatgaatgccagaggttgtaatctgaatataggGGAAAAGGCCATTTCTAAACACGGCATGAGCCATTCTTACTAATCCGTTAGAAAACCAGTTAGGATTTAAGTACAATTTTTGTATTACTGAATCCTTAAGTGAGAGGGTCAATCATTTCTTATTTAATAATTGCAGCCCTCCGAAATCATATTCATTATTTAAATTGTCCCGTTTAATTTTTGGTCTGTCTTGCTGTTCCAaatcaaatgtaatattttttgttcatatattttaaaaacaagttGTTTGGTATAGTCCGGGCCATAAGTACATAGGTAAACTGCGATATGACTAAAGAATTAATCAGGATGATTTTTCAACAAATAGACAGGTGTttacctttccatggtagcaagatcctATCTATTTTTGATAACTTTctgtaaaaatgtattggagtttGATCGTTTCTTTCTTTCGGATATGTCACGCcatgaccttagtattctttgttttctttattattttggttaggtcaggatgtgacatgggtgatatgtgtgtttttgtctcatctagggtgtttgtactgtctaggggttttgtagatttatggggttgtttccatctaggtgtttatgtaggtctatggttgcctagattggttctcaattagaggctggtgtttatcgttgtctctgattgggaaccatatttaggcagccatcttctttgggtatttcgtgggttattttctatgtgtagttgcctgtttcAGCACTCTTTAGCGTAGCATCACGgtcgtgttgttgtttttgtttaagtgttaTTTGTGTTTTTCGTCATTCAATAAAATAATggattcacaccacgctgcgctttggtccacttcttacgacgatcgtgacaggaTATAAATAGCGAGTCCACTTCACCGTCTGACctttttattggtaaactacacggtaatgaaaaatattttaaaaaatgcgatccaatatgtaatatggtacagttatcatacagttgaagtcgtaagtttacatacacttaggttggagtcaataaaacttgtttttcaaccacttcacaaatttgttaacaaactatagttttggcaagtcggttaggacatctactttgtgcatgacacgtaatttttccaacatttgtttacagacagattatttcacttataattcactgtatcacaattccagtgggtcagaagtttccatactttaaattgactgcctttaaacagcttgtgaAATTCCACAAAATGATGTCcaggatttagaagcttctgataggttagttgacatcatttgagtcaattggaggtgtacctgtggatgtatttcaaggcctaccttcaaactcagtgcctctttgcttgtcatcatgtgaaaatcaaaattaatcaggcaagacctcagaaacaaaattctAGACCTCAACATGTTTGGTTCATTCTTGGGCGCAATTTCTAAACGCGTGAAGGAAAAgaaaaccgcacactgctctttccTTCACCTTCAACTGTTGTCATCCACCTGCAAaaaagattgctcagatgtgcaAATGactttttcaaacacctgaaggtaccatcgttatgtttggaggaaaaagggagaagcttgcaagccgatgaacaccatcccaaccgtgaagcacgggggtggcagcatcatgttgtgggggtgctttgctgcaagagggactggtgcacttcacaaaatagatggcatcatgaggtgggaaagttatgtggatatattgaaggaacaatctcaagacatcagtcaggaagttaaagcttggtcacaaatgggtcttccaaatggataatgaccccaagcataactgaaaaattgtgtgcgaggaaggaggcctacaaacctgaatcagttacaccagcgctgtcaggaggaatgggccaaaattcacccaacttattgtgggaagcttgaggaaggctacccgaaacatttgacccaagttaaacaatataaaggaaatgctaccaagtactaattgagagtatgtaaacttctgacccactgggaatgtcctgaaagaaataaaagctgaaataaatgattctctgcactattattctgacatttcacattgttaaaataaagtggggatcctaactgacctaaaacagggatttttttacttggattaaatgtcaggaattgttaaaaactgagtttaaatgtatttggataaggttgtatccagagaggtgagagagattaTCTAGATCCTCTTTGAGGCTGTGGAGCGTTCCAAATTGcagatttaaaagaaaacatgaccACTTTGATTTAAGCCtgtggcagcaggtagcctagtggttagcgtctTGGGCCAGTAAAATAAAGCTTgatagatcgaatccctgagctgacaaggtaaaagtctgttgTTCTAACCCTGAATACGGCAGTTAGttacccactgttcctggaccgtcattgaaaataagaatttgtttttaactgacttgcaaagtaaaataaaaaaagcccTGAATCTCTAGCCCATTGATATTActgttggatctaattttaataGCTAGAATTTCGATGGTCATAATAAACACATATGCCGATAATGGACAACCTTGTTTCACTCCTCTTGACCTtttaatactttctgagaagtagccattatttactattttacacctagggttactatacataactttaacccattttataagataTTCTCCAAAATTGCAATAGTCCAGGCATATATATATCAATTCTAGTCGTGCTCAAtggccttttcaaaatcagctgtGAATACCAATGCAAATACAAAGAGGTCATTTACAAGTAAGTTAACTCTTTGTGAACTTTAAAAGTGTGGTTGCTTTTAGTAACCCTATCAGCCCTCTCAGTAATGTCATTGTGTCTATGTAGAACAGATATAGTAAGAAGAGAAAGAGTGAACACAAGTATTTTATAGAACTCCGATTTATTCACAATGTTTTGGTTGTACATGATCAATAACATTCAATAAATCTGGGTGTACCAGTCAGAATGACAAGAAAAACACTGTTTGCAAACAGCAGTGGAGAACCCATTGTCCCTGTGATAGGGAGAGTTAAGAGTTAATGCTAGATTATTTACCTCAGAGCAAAGGGCGACACTTTAGTGTGGCTGCTTATGTTGATCTCCTGGCAGTCCCCACAATGCATAGCAATATGGGGGCAGCGAAGCAGTGGGGACGgggggttgggagggggggggggggtgtactctGTACTTGTCAGCTGTCTCAACATTGAGTGAACAGCATGGCACGTCTCTGCCAGGCCCATTTGGAGGCTATGTGTGCAAAGGGAACCTACTGTTACCTTATGAAATGCACTGTCACAGCACTGTCAACCAATATTGTGTCTCCATGACAGGCACCATCCAGCAACTAAAGACAGCCAGGCTGAATGTAGAGTGAGCAGACTCACTTCTCTGCTGCAGGTTCTTactatctctctgcctccatcTTTGTTGGTGTATGTTCTGAATCTGTGAGGGACAGGATACTCAGTGCAGGAATAAATCACATGAAATATTGGGCTGGAAAAGATCTGTCAGTTGCATTCAAAGTGCATCCAGTAATTCCTATCAGCCAGTAACTATGGGGCATATGCAGCTAAGGAGGTCAAACCACCCTGGGTTATAATGTAGATCAATAGATGCTCTGTGCCTGCATGTGACAGGAGGAGTTTGTAACTTGCTTTGGTTGtcgaggaagagagggagaggaggaggtgagggggaggtggggaCAGCCAGACAGACTTCTGTGTTTAGAAGCGTCTGGATGTGGAGGTCATGGAGGAACGGGACATGGAGACACCACCACCGCCGCCGCTCATGCCGAATCCACTGCCGCCGCCACCACCGCTCATGCCGAATCCACCGCCGCCACCGCCGCTCATGCCGAATCCACCGCCGCCACCGCCACCGCTGCTCATGCCGAAGCCGCCACTGCTTTTCATGGACATGCTACTGCCACCTCCATATCCGAAGCCACCTCCaccgcctccaccaccacccatGCCGAATCCACCGCCGGAGCCTGGGAGAGGAAGATGGAAGGGGCGAAGTCAGTACTTGGACTAATCAGACCGATTGTCTTCACTGTTATCATTTTCTTGTCTAACTGAATTTGAATGCATATGTATGAGGTTCTTACCGccgccgccaccaccaccactgctgGAGGTCTGTACGTGGATGGTTGCAATTCCACCTCCAGTTCCACCTCCGGTAATCCTTTGAAGAGATTCATAGATTAGTTGACATGATCACTAAGCATATACTACAGTGAAAGAGCTGACTTAATTTAAAATATTTTCAATTACTTGTGTTGAGCCTTTACCTTTCCTATCCATGCATTTGGTACGTTTTGTTTCACTATCTATTTATTTGATTGTGTAAttacctgctctcctctccttccagtaGTTTCCTGTAGGTAGCGATCTCAATGTCCAGGGCAAGTTTGACGTTCATCAGCTCCTGGTACTCGCGCACCTGCCGGGCCATGTCCTGCTTGGCTCTCTGGAGGGCTTCCTCCAGGTCCTTGATGCGGAGCTTGGCGTCCTTCACCGCCATCTCCCCGCGCTCCTCAGCCTCTGCGATCTGGTTCTCCAGGTTGGCACGCTACAAGGTAAAAGAAAGACAAGATCAGAAATCAGATTGATGTTTTCACTTAACGGAATATTAGTGTCGTGCCAGACCTGATACTATTTTGAATTGGCCGTCTTTTGACAAACTACTGTACCTGTCCTTTGACGTTCTCGATCTCGTTTTGGAGACGGCTGATCATGCGGTTCAGCTCGGCCATCTCTGCCTTGGTGTTGCGCAGATCATCCCCATGTTGTCCTGCAGAGGACTGCATCTCTTCAAACTGGAGGAATAGAGGCCCAGGCATGAGTCAGTGTGAAGCCTATATGTTATTATGTACTGTACCTAATTAAAGGATATCCATaaaaatcagtggaggctgctgaggggaacggagcgaatggaatggcatctaaccatgtgtttgatgtattttataccattccactcattccgcTCCTGCTATTTCTACAAACCCATCCTCCCCAATAAATGTTGCCACCAACCCCCTGTAATAGAAATATACTGAAGTCTCCTCATACCTTCTGCTTGTACCAGGACTCGGCCTCGGCTCTGCTGCGGTTGGCGATGTCCTCATACTGGGCGCGCACTTCAGCCACGATGGAGTCCATGTCCAGGTTACGGCTGTTGTCCATCTCCACCACCACTGAGGTGTCCTTGATCTGGCCCTGCAACTCACTCAgctcctggagagagagaaggagataggaGGAAGTCAGGAAAGCCGTAAtgtggataaaaaataaaaatgtttttaaagctTATTGTATTTTGACATGGTCCTCACTGCTTCATAGATGGCCCTGAGGAAGTTGATCTCATCCTGAAGGGAGTCGACCCTGGCCTCCAGCTCAACCTTGTTCATGTAGGCGCCATCAACATCCTTCTTGAGGAGGACAAACTCATTCTCCACTGAGGCACGCTTGTTGATTTCATCTTCATATCTACAAAAACACATGGCACATGGTTATATGGGGCCAGCATTTAGGACAGTTAGAGCATCCATGCAATGTCTGGTGTCGAACTCACTTGTTCTTGAAGTCCTCCACCAGACCCTGCATGTTCATCAGCTCTCCTTCCAGCTTGACCTTCTCTCCTCCCAGGCCATCCAGCTGTCTGCGCAGGTTGGCGATATAGGCCTCGAACATTGCATCGATGTTGGAGCGTGTGGTGGTCTGGTCCTGCAGGAGGCTCCACTTGGTCTCCAGCATCTTGTTCTGCTGTTCCAGGAAGCGTACCTGTGTGTTGTGATGCAAATGGAACAGTTACTATCAGGTGTCATAATTACAACTACAACCAGGGTTGCACACATCTTCCACTACAGAATACCAATCCGGGTTACGTAATATTTTATCACCTTGTATCATGTGATGTagaagccaccgtgcttctacatctgcattgcttgctgtttggggttttaggctgggtttctgtatagcactttgtgacatcaggtgatataaaaagggctttataaatacatttaattgattgatttgatttacatgCAATGCCATATGACTTGCCTTGGTAACATCTCCTTGGCAACGTTAACTTGTGTATTTATTTAGTGTCTCAAGACTTGCATTCACTAAGTTAATGAAGACGGTATGGTATGCCTGTAGTTGTTTATTGGGTCTCAGACAAAGCTGCTGTTACACCTCTGTATAAAAGGACTGACTTGCACACGCAGCCCTCTGTGGGCCCTTGTTAACAGGTACTGAGCTGAGCTCTTCCCTCAGGGCTGGGGCGGACAGGAAGACATCCATCCACTTTATATCTCTCTGTACTATGTGTGTTCTGTTCTAGTGAGGTGATGTTGCCTTGACTTGCCATAACCTGAACAAGTTTCAACAGTTTCCTGCTTACAGAAGATTCCTTCCATGTGAGGTACATGGGCGAGGCTGCACATCcctgaggagggagggagtcttAGCCTGCCACACCCGAGCCAATCCTCCCTTATTATCACCAATGGCAAGCCCCAGCAGATATGGCTGGGTTGCCCCGCCTTAGCCTGAGGTGGAATGGCCTAGTGAATGAACTTGCCTGCTGCCACACCCTGTAATTATAAGACATTATTCTACAGAATCTGAGAAATACCTGCCTGAGGGCATTTACTGTCCTGTTTTGGTAAAACAAGTCTTcattgatttacatttggttgagttagGGAATTAAGGGTTTATTAAATACAAATGTTTTGCAGAAGAAAGACAAATGAGATGACTGAATTTGATCTGTTCGACCGTCCAGAAAAAAAGCAGGTCCGAGTCTGTGAAAagatgaaaatatgtattttcaataACAGGGTGAGGCTAGGTGATTTCTATCTCTAACTTGAGAAGATGTCTGATCTTCACTATTGTCCATACCATCGTAGTCTGAAATAATTAAAGTATTTAGGAACAACCTCGATCACAACTTGCTGTTTCAGACAGATTGATAAAGTATAATTTTAGCCATATTAACTTCAAACTCTTGCAGGTGGGTCTCTGCCAGttgtgagggagagatgggagagaggagaaactcTCAGGTGCACCATCAGAGACAGAGCATTCTATTGAAAGCCAGCGAGTCCCTTGCTGCTGCCATGGGAATGGGGCTATAACCTGATCCCGTCCCTCACTCCACTCAGAGTGGGCCCGTGGTTATAGGATCTGCCTGGGCTAGGGTTTCCAAACTCACCCCCCTCTAACTCACAGAGCCAGGGCAATTACAGTCTAACAAAACTACTCAAGCAGTGATGCACTTTCAGTTTCAATGCAACAGTCTGCACATTGGAACAAGGTGATATGCCCCTGTTTATACATTAAGGTAAAGGATACACCCTTGTTTTTACTTTAAGGCAAAGGATGCAGCCACTACATCATTCAGTGTATTTGTTTTCACAGCCAGTCCTAACTGGTTCCTATATGGTTAGGATTTCCGGGTGTTGCATAATGAGTGGCTGTGAAATATTTAGTGCAGCTAGTCAAGCGTGCAGCTAGTCAAGCGTGCTATTTGCAACCTGTACCATAAAACAGTATCCCAGCCATCAATTGCTATTGCAGATACTTTGCAGTATCTCTTTGCAGTGTCTgatttgtagtatactgtatctgCATCCTGTCTATGCTGGCATATGGTAGATGATGATCAATGCAATATATTTTGTTTACTTGGACAGGCCCATAGTCATGGCATACTTAATACTTTCAACATCCTGTTAGACGGAAGGGCTTTCAGAGAATAGAACACTACTGACCTTATCAATGAAGGAGGCGAAGCGGTTGTTGAGGCCTTTGATCTGTTCTTTCTCTTGGGTACGGACGGTCTGAATGTTGGGGTCAATGGCCAGGTTGAGGGGGGCTAGCAGACTTGTGTTGACTGTGACAGCTGTGATTGGGGCGAAGCCACCGCCGCCGCCGCCACCCATGCCGAAGCCTCCACCGCCGCCACCCATGCCGAAGCCTCCACCACCGCCACCCAGGCCGaagcctccaccaccaccgcccAGGCCGAAGCCTCCACCGCCGCCGCCCAGGCCGAAGCCTCCACCGCCGCCGCCCATGCCGAAGCCTCCACCTCCCATGCCTCCGCCACCGCCACCGCCCATGCCTCCACCACCGCTCATGTAGCTGTAGCTGGAgattcctccaccaccaccaccaccacccaggcCGAAGCCTCCTCCACCACTGCCGCCTACAGAGCGTCTAACCGACGAGCTGCTCATACGGCTGGAGCCCATGGGAACTGCTGAAGAGGAGAAGCTGGAGAAGCTCTTCCTCACACTACCGCCGCCGCCGCCACCACCACCGCCGGAGCTGAATCCTCTGCTGGAGCCGAAGCCTCCGCTCATGCTGCCACTGCTCTTGTAACTGATGCTCATGGCTGCAGCTGTTCTGGTCCTCTGAGGGGGGTAGTAGAaatggagtgagacagagaggattGGTGGTGCAGGTGATCTCACTAAGAGGAAAGTCAAGTCCCTCTGAGTGACTGCTCTCTGGAGGCGGCTGGCTTATATTTCCCTCTCAAGGGGTGGGTCTGCATGGCACAGGGCTCCTCCCCAGCATCTGCCTGCCTCCTAGTTCTCTCACCTGCAGGCTGAGGGGTTGGAGCGACCCAGCTCGTCAGACGGGTAGCCGCTGTAAACTAATCAGGCTTCCGGCACACCCAGGTGCACACTCAGAGGAATGGCAAACCCATTCAGTTATTTCTCAGAGACATTACTTTCTCAGGTGTATTGAAGACTAAATGTTCATCACATAATTTAATCTGGGGTTTTGTGCATGGTGATATCCAAAACGTCAGCTACTCTTTGCATGATTGAGCAAAGACTAATATCTGCATGGACTGTATAGGATAGGATAATATATCCTGCAGGTTGTGTTGGAATTGTTGAATGTGTAACATTTGCTGAAGAGACTGTACCACGCTTCCTAATCTCTCATCAGAAGAGGCTATCATCTCACTCATCCCCACAGAAACAGAGACTACAACTGTCTGGAAAACACAAACACTGCTCTGTTCCCTCTACTCAATGCCTCACTCACGGATACACAGACTGGATTGGTCGTCCGGGAGACTGGTCGTATCAAAATACCTGAGAATAGTTCAATGTTTTGTTCACATTCATCAGTGTTTGTTAGGATCTGTGACATTTTTATTTAGAGGTTGATAAATCCCTAACTA contains:
- the e1 gene encoding type II keratin E1; the protein is MSISYKSSGSMSGGFGSSRGFSSGGGGGGGGGSVRKSFSSFSSSAVPMGSSRMSSSSVRRSVGGSGGGGFGLGGGGGGGGISSYSYMSGGGGMGGGGGGGMGGGGFGMGGGGGGFGLGGGGGGFGLGGGGGGFGLGGGGGGFGMGGGGGGFGMGGGGGGGFAPITAVTVNTSLLAPLNLAIDPNIQTVRTQEKEQIKGLNNRFASFIDKVRFLEQQNKMLETKWSLLQDQTTTRSNIDAMFEAYIANLRRQLDGLGGEKVKLEGELMNMQGLVEDFKNKYEDEINKRASVENEFVLLKKDVDGAYMNKVELEARVDSLQDEINFLRAIYEAELSELQGQIKDTSVVVEMDNSRNLDMDSIVAEVRAQYEDIANRSRAEAESWYKQKFEEMQSSAGQHGDDLRNTKAEMAELNRMISRLQNEIENVKGQRANLENQIAEAEERGEMAVKDAKLRIKDLEEALQRAKQDMARQVREYQELMNVKLALDIEIATYRKLLEGEESRITGGGTGGGIATIHVQTSSSGGGGGGGSGGGFGMGGGGGGGGGFGYGGGSSMSMKSSGGFGMSSGGGGGGGFGMSGGGGGGFGMSGGGGGSGFGMSGGGGGVSMSRSSMTSTSRRF